A region of Periophthalmus magnuspinnatus isolate fPerMag1 chromosome 13, fPerMag1.2.pri, whole genome shotgun sequence DNA encodes the following proteins:
- the cbl gene encoding E3 ubiquitin-protein ligase CBL, with translation MAGNLKKGGGIIGMMKDAFQPHHHHLHSHHQPGAVDKKTVEKCWKLMDKVVRLCQNPKLALKNSPPYILDLLPDTYQHLRTILSRYEGKMETLGDNEYFRVFMENLTKKTKQTISLFKEGKERMYEENSQPRRNLTKLSLIFSHMLAELKAIFPNGLFQGDNFRITKADAAEFWRRAFGDKTIVPWKVFRQSLHEFHPISSGLEAMALKSTIDLTCNDYISVFEFDIFTRLFQPWSSLLRNWNSLAVTHPGYMAFLTYDEVKARLQKFIHKPGSYIFRLSCTRLGQWAIGYVTADGNILQTIPHNKPLFQALIDGFREGFYLFPDGRTQNPDLTGLCEPSPQDHIKVTQEQYELYCEMGSTFQLCKICAENDKDVKIEPCGHLMCTSCLTAWQESEGQGTGCPFCRCEIKGTEPIVVDPFDPKDNSGGCGRGTYGAEGAPSPSYDDDDDDRLEDPHLMMSKLACSKVERPPSPMSVAPQSSLPPVPPRLDLLPPRPSNSPGASSPGVTSKAASLHKDKPLPLPPALRDLPPPPPPDRPHAGGTAADVRLQRRPLPCTPGEAPRDKLPPTPPNRPMTDWNSRPVPKAPTSSAPPSSSSTPGSSLGGDLRAGARELSNRHSLPLALPSSLDTRSDSPKNNSSPCLDHQLNLAAIVGQDYDNPKVKPSVSANAIYALASRPSPVLKPLSADETRDNGEESEYMIPSSRPVLPPITTPSAAESPPVPRPPQPVPQTQAATLNSRIALTDLEDGPQTYEAMYNIQAKSQQATDSDYSELPPLVLTNGPRDLSSEEREEENGYEYPKPRVPLPPTRRTLSELGGSSSSSSSSSCSSSVTAFSRLSLDSDAGVGSFTEPVEAPERPPKPLPRRINSERRPSPVPPLPSVPPVPLVSGSSNSSATGGEANPQISSEIELLMSQGYSYQDIQKALMIAQNNVEMAKNILREFVSIPSTAHVLT, from the exons ATGGCAGGGAACCTGAAGAAAGGCGGAGGGATCATCGGTATGATGAAAGATGCCTTCCAGCCACACCACCACCATCTCCACTCCCATCACCAGCCGGGAGCCGTGGACAAAAAGACAGTGGAAAAATGCTGGAAACTGATGGACAAG GTGGTACGTCTTTGCCAAAACCCCAAGCTGGCTCTGAAGAACAGCCCTCCCTATATCTTAGACCTGCTCCCAGACACCTATCAGCACCTGCGTACCATCTTGTCACGCTATGAGGGCAAAATGGAGACTTTGGGGGACAATGAGTATTTCCGTGTTTTCATGGAGAACCTCACCAAGAAGACCAAACAGACCATCAGCCTGTTCAAGGAGGGCAAGGAGCGCATGTATGAGGAGAACTCTCAGCCCAG GCGTAACCTGACGAAGCTGTCCCTGATCTTCAGTCATATGCTGGCTGAGCTGAAGGCCATCTTCCCCAATGGCCTGTTTCAGGGAGATAACTTCCGCATCACCAAGGCCGATGCTGCAGAGTTTTGGAGGCGTGCCTTTGGGGACAA GACCATTGTGCCTTGGAAGGTGTTTCGTCAATCTCTGCACGAGTTTCATCCCATCAGCTCGGGGTTGGAAGCCATGGCTCTCAAGTCCACCATTGAcctcacctgtaatgactacatttcagtgtttgagtttgatATCTTCACCAGGCTGTTCCAG CCCTGGTCATCGCTGCTGCGGAACTGGAACAGCTTGGCAGTTACTCATCCTGGATACATGGCCTTTCTTACTTACGATGAGGTCAAAGCACGTTTACAGAAATTCATTCATAAACCTGGCAG TTACATTTTTCGACTGAGCTGTACACGATTGGGGCAGTGGGCCATTGGTTATgtgactgcagatggaaacatCCTCCAGACTATACCCCATAACAAACCCCTTTTCCAAGCCCTCATCGATGGCTTTCGTGAAGGATT CTATTTATTCCCTGATGGGCGCACACAAAACCCTGACCTGACAGGACTGTGTGAGCCTTCCCCTCAAGATCACATAAAAGTCACTCAG GAGCAGTATGAGCTGTACTGTGAGATGGGCTCTACATTTCAGCTGTGTAAGATCTGTGCAGAGAATGACAAGGATGTGAAGATTGAGCCCTGCGGTCATCTCATGTGCACATCATGTCTCACTGCCTGGCAG GAATCAGAAGGTCAGGGAACAGGCTGTCCATTCTGTCGCTGTGAGATTAAAGGTACTGAGCCCATTGTGGTTGACCCGTTCGACCCCAAAGACAACAGCGGGGGGTGCGGAAGAGGAACGTATGGGGCAGAAGGCGCTCCCTCTCCcagttatgatgatgatgatgacgacaGACTTGAAGATCCACATCTCATGATGAGTAAACTGGCTTGCAGCAAG GTGGAGCGCCCACCTTCACCCATGTCTGTAGCTCCACAGTCATCTCTACCCCCCGTGCCACCCAGACTAGACTTACTACCACCTAGACCATCCAATTCTCCTGGAGCCTCTAGTCCAGGAGTGACCAGCAAG GCAGCATCCCTCCACAAAGACAAACCTCTCCCATTGCCTCCAGCCCTCAGAGATCTGCCCCCGCCCCCTCCCCCAGACCGCCCACATGCTGGCGGGACTGCTGCTGATGTGCGCTTACAGAGACGGCCCTTACCTTGCACTCCAGGGGAAGCTCCTCGAGATAAGCTCCCCCCCACTCCTCCTAACAGGCCGATGACAGACTGGAACTCGCGGCCGGTTCCCAAAGCCCCCACCTCTTCCGCGCCACCCTCCTCTTCGTCCACTCCAGGCTCCAGTCTTGGGGGAGACTTACGAGCAGGTGCCCGGGAGCTTTCTAACAGACACTCCCTGCCACTGGCACTGCCCTCTTCTCTGGACACACGCTCTGACTCACCCAAAAACAACAGCTCGCCCTGTTTGGACCACCAGCTG AATTTAGCTGCAATTGTTGGTCAAGATTACGACAACCCCAAAGTCAAGCCCTCAGTTTCAGCCAATGCCATTTACGCTCTGGCCAGCAG GCCCTCTCCAGTGCTCAAGCCTTTAAGCGCTGATGAGACACGGGACAACGGAGAAGAGTCAGAGTACATGATCCCCTCATCTCGGCCCGTTCTGCCCCCCATCACCACCCCCTCTGCTGCAGAAAGTCCACCTGTCCCACGACCTCCACAGCCTGTCCCACAGACTCAAGCAGCTACACTCAACTCACG GATTGCGCTGACAGATTTGGAGGACGGACCTCAAACATATGAGGCTATGTACAACATTCAGGCCAAGTCTCAGCAAGCCACAGATTCAG ACTACTCTGAGTTGCCTCCCTTGGTGTTGACCAACGGGCCCAGAGACCTCTCATCTGAGGAAAGGGAAGAGGAAAATGGTTATGAATATCCCAAACCTAGAGTACCGCTGCCGCCGACACGTCGCACCTTGTCAGAGTTGGGAGgctcttcatcatcatcttcatcatcttcctGCTCTTCTTCTGTTACTGCTTTTAGTCGCTTGTCTCTGGACTCGGATGCTGGTGTTGGAT CCTTTACAGAACCAGTGGAAGCTCCAGAGAGACCCCCTAAGCCCTTACCAAGGCGAATCAACTCTGAACGTCGACCGAGCCCTGTGCCCCCCCTGCCCTCTGTGCCCCCCGTGCCCCTGGTCTCTGGCTCGTCCAACAGCAGTGCTACCGGGGGGGAGGCCAACCCTCAGATCAGCAGTGAGATTGAGCTGCTCATGAGTCAGGGATACTCGTACCAGGACATCCAGAAAGCACTGATGATTGCACAGAACAATGTAGAAATGGCCAAGAACATCCTGCGCGAGTTTGTGTCCATTCCTTCTACTGCGCATGTCCTCACATAG
- the LOC117379793 gene encoding uncharacterized protein LOC117379793, translating to MDELAEYLRSRHVDEEAIQRMEQDKIDPTVIKLMSDEELKDYLPSYGDRIAVFGHCRRQEEPSRKSKLFERLKLKFSKNQNGKVGVQKEHGKTSIRRKSDRKVELGWLNFRKKDNTYVHMRTKNGGGTRKESVPKKSTKINLIEKALELFFPGGENVHGKSCDFEVDLTDFQETPLPEHITVEEMYEMTKLPVLRFYLKTKKRQIVTEGNPEESNAESDNMVSHSVVPHEASSSSTVLSLNNLDVIHIATFYNTEPLESNSSLDIHLEGQESTLNLNDLDESGIVTVRSVDHLEMEAPNLEDTLPLIEEELPIFLNMPENNKTIIVVHRGQILQELIQVFSNDEMMNKKNVRFKVILPDGNLEKALDDGGVVRDVLSEFWQDFYEQCTMGSDFKVPYLRHDFGKEEWESVGRIIAFGWKQEKQLPIKLAPVILEQAILGDVESDLLDSFLKYVSHSERVMFQTCFSDFESIDENELLEVLDLHNCRRHPTSNNIEQIIRELAHKKLIQEPAFVIEQWSTVLVEMKSELKGIAAAYDALQPTSRKIMQSLTYPTNQNASEKQMVKYVNTYLRECDMPHLSRFLRFCTGSDMVDLLRALSDLDRCRSSRMTHGGRGEFVASAHIASFKPNDLPRETIYTPTDRYSKWLEFVIAIYMPDKI from the exons ATGGATGAGCTGGCAGAATATTTGAGATCCAGGCATGTGGATGAAGAGGCTATACAACGAATGGAACAAGACAAG atTGATCCCACTGTAATAAAGCTGATGAGTGATGAGGAACTGAAGGACTATCTACCATCATACGGTGATCGAATAGCTGTATTTGGACACTGTAGACGACAAGAAGAACCAAGTCGAAAGTCAAAACTCTTTGAAAGACTTAAATTAAAGTTTAGCAAGAATCAAAACGGTAAAGTAGGAGTGCAAAAAGAACATGGGAAAACTAGTATCAGAAGAAAGAGTGACAGAAAAGTTGAGCTTGGGTGGttaaattttagaaaaaaagacaatacaTATGTGCATATGCGCACTAAAAATGGTGGAGGTACAAGGAAGGAAAGTGTGCCTAAAAAGAGTACAAAGATTAACCTAATTGAAAAAGCATTGGAGTTGTTTTTTCCTGGAGGAGAAAATGTGCATGGCAAAAGCtgtgattttgaagtggatttaACTGACTTTCAGGAAACCCCTTTACCTGAACATATAACAGTTGAGGAAATGTATGAGATGACAAAGTTGCCAGTTTTGCGATTTTACTTAAAAACGAAAAAGAGACAAATTGTAACAGAAGGAAACCCTGAGGAGAGCAATGCTGAATCTGACAATATGGTCAGCCACTCTGTTGTACCACATGAGGCATCAAGCAGTTCTACAGTTTTGAGCCTAAACAATTTGGATGTTATTCATATTGCAACTTTTTACAACACTGAACCTTTAGAAAGCAATTCGAGTTTAGACATTCATTTAGAAGGACAAGAAAGCACACTTAATTTGAATGATTTGGATGAAAGCGGTATTGTGACTGTACGTTCTGTGGACCACTTAGAAATGGAAGCCCCCAATCTTGAGGATACCTTGCCACTAATTGAGGAAGAGTTGCCTATTTTTTTGAATAtgcctgaaaataacaaaaccaTCATTGTGGTTCATCGAGGCCAGATTCTTCAAGAGCTCATTCAAGTGTTCAGTAACGATGAGATGATGAACAAGAAAAATGTCCGCTTTAAAGTAATTCTTCCTGATGGAAATCTTGAAAAGGCTTTAGATGATGGAGGTGTAGTAAGGGATGTGCTGTCAGAGTTCTGGCAAGACTTTTATGAACAGTGCACCATGGGAAGTGACTTCAAAGTGCCATACTTGCGACACGACTTTGGAAAGGAGGAATGGGAAAGTGTAGGTCGAATCATTGCTTTTGGCtggaaacaagaaaaacaacttcCAATAAAACTTGCTCCTGTTATTCTTGAGCAAGCTATTCTTGGAGATGTGGAGAGTGATCTTTTAGATAGTTTTCTCAAGTATGTATCACACTCGGAGCGAGTCATGTTTCAAACTTGCTTTTCAGATTTTGAAAGTATTGATGAAAATGAGTTATTAGAAGTTCTAGATCTCCATAATTGTCGCAGACATCCAACATCAAACAACATTGAGCAAATCATAAGAGAGCTTGCTCACAAGAAACTTATTCAGGAGCCTGCATTTGTCATTGAGCAGTGGAGTACTGTGCTTGTGGAGATGAAGTCAGAGCTGAAGGGTATAGCAGCAGCTTATGATGCACTGCAGCCAACATCACGCAAAATTATGCAATCGCTCACTTAtccaacaaatcaaaatgctTCTGAAAAACAGATGGTTAAGTATGTCAACACATATCTTCGAGAGTGTGACATGCCTCATCTTTCCAGGTTTCTTAGGTTTTGCACAGGGTCTGAT ATGGTGGACTTGTTACGCGCCTTATCAGACCTGGACAGGTGCCGCTCGTCCAGAATGACTCACGGAGGTCGTGGTGAGTTTGTAGCCAGTGCACACATTGCAA gCTTCAAGCCAAATGATCTTCCTAGAGAAACCATCTATACACCCACTGATCGCTATTCCAAATGGCTTGAGTTTGTCATAGCCATCTATATGCCAGACAAAATTTGA